The Caballeronia sp. Lep1P3 genome window below encodes:
- the rplB gene encoding 50S ribosomal protein L2 → MAIVKVKPTSPGRRAMVKIVNKDLHKGKPHAALLDSQSKSAGRNNNGRITTRHQGGGHKQHYRIVDFRRNKDGIPAKVERLEYDPNRSANIALVLYADGERRYIIAPKGVAVGAQLMSGSEAPIRAGNTLPIRNIPVGTTIHCIEMLPGKGAQIARSAGTSAMLLAREGVYAQVRLRSGEIRRVHVECRATIGEVGNEEHSLRQIGKAGANRWRGIRPTVRGVAMNPIDHPHGGGEGRTAAGRDPVSPWGTPTKGYRTRSNKRTTTMIVQRRHKR, encoded by the coding sequence ATGGCAATCGTGAAAGTTAAGCCGACCTCGCCGGGTCGCCGCGCGATGGTCAAGATCGTCAACAAGGATCTGCACAAGGGCAAGCCGCATGCAGCGCTGCTCGACTCGCAATCCAAGTCGGCGGGCCGTAACAACAACGGCCGTATCACCACGCGTCACCAGGGTGGCGGTCACAAGCAGCACTACCGTATCGTCGATTTCCGTCGCAACAAGGACGGCATCCCGGCGAAGGTCGAGCGTCTCGAGTACGACCCGAACCGTAGCGCGAACATCGCGCTGGTTCTGTACGCAGACGGCGAGCGCCGTTACATCATCGCGCCGAAGGGCGTGGCGGTTGGCGCGCAGCTGATGTCCGGCTCCGAAGCGCCGATCCGCGCGGGCAACACGCTGCCGATCCGCAACATCCCGGTCGGTACGACGATCCACTGCATCGAAATGTTGCCGGGCAAGGGCGCGCAGATCGCGCGTTCGGCTGGCACGTCGGCGATGCTGCTGGCTCGCGAAGGCGTCTACGCGCAGGTTCGCCTGCGTTCGGGCGAAATCCGCCGCGTGCACGTCGAGTGCCGCGCGACGATCGGTGAAGTGGGTAACGAAGAGCACAGCCTCCGTCAGATCGGTAAGGCCGGCGCGAACCGCTGGCGCGGTATCCGTCCGACGGTGCGAGGCGTTGCGATGAACCCGATCGATCACCCGCACGGTGGTGGTGAAGGCCGCACGGCTGCAGGTCGCGATCCGGTGAGCCCGTGGGGCACGCCGACGAAGGGCTACCGCACCCGCAGCAATAAGCGCACGACGACGATGATCGTCCAGCGCCGTCACAAGCGTTAA
- the rplC gene encoding 50S ribosomal protein L3, whose amino-acid sequence MSLGLVGRKVGMTRIFTPEGDSIPVTVLDVSDNRVTQIKTVETDGYTAVQVAFGTRRASRVTKPLAGHLAKAGVQAGEILKEFHVDTAKAGELSNGAVVGTDIFEVGQKVDVQGTSIGKGYAGTIKRYNFASGRASHGNSRSHNVPGSIGMAQDPGRVFPGKRMTGHMGDETVTVQNLEIARIDAERNLLLVRGAVPGAKGGKVFVTPAVKTRAAKGAK is encoded by the coding sequence ATGAGCCTTGGACTCGTAGGTCGCAAGGTTGGCATGACCCGTATCTTCACGCCTGAAGGGGACTCGATCCCCGTCACCGTGCTGGACGTGTCGGACAACCGCGTGACGCAGATCAAGACCGTTGAAACGGATGGTTATACCGCCGTTCAGGTTGCATTCGGTACTCGCCGCGCTTCGCGCGTGACGAAGCCGCTGGCGGGTCATCTCGCCAAAGCCGGCGTTCAAGCTGGCGAAATCCTCAAGGAATTCCACGTCGATACGGCTAAGGCAGGTGAACTGTCGAATGGCGCCGTGGTCGGTACGGATATCTTTGAAGTAGGCCAAAAGGTCGATGTGCAAGGTACGTCGATCGGTAAGGGCTACGCCGGTACCATCAAGCGTTACAACTTCGCATCTGGCCGCGCATCCCACGGTAACTCGCGTTCGCACAACGTTCCGGGTTCGATCGGTATGGCGCAAGATCCGGGTCGCGTGTTCCCGGGCAAGCGCATGACGGGTCACATGGGTGACGAGACCGTCACGGTCCAGAATCTCGAAATCGCCCGCATCGACGCTGAGCGCAATCTGCTGCTCGTCCGCGGCGCTGTTCCGGGTGCGAAGGGCGGCAAGGTCTTCGTGACTCCGGCCGTCAAGACGCGTGCTGCGAAAGGAGCGAAATAA
- the rplW gene encoding 50S ribosomal protein L23, giving the protein MSEVRKNDHRLMQVLLAPVISEKATLVADKNEQVVFEVAPDATKQEVKAAVELLFKVEVNSVNVLVTKGKAKRFGRFNGKRKDVKKAYVCLKPGQEINFEAEAK; this is encoded by the coding sequence ATGAGCGAAGTTCGCAAAAACGATCATCGTTTGATGCAAGTTCTGCTCGCGCCGGTGATCTCCGAAAAGGCGACGCTGGTTGCCGACAAGAACGAACAAGTCGTGTTCGAAGTCGCGCCGGACGCCACGAAGCAGGAAGTCAAGGCTGCTGTCGAGCTGCTGTTCAAGGTCGAAGTCAATTCCGTCAACGTGCTCGTCACGAAGGGCAAGGCAAAGCGCTTTGGCCGCTTCAACGGCAAGCGCAAGGACGTGAAGAAGGCTTACGTCTGCCTGAAGCCCGGCCAGGAAATCAACTTTGAAGCGGAGGCCAAGTAA
- the rpsS gene encoding 30S ribosomal protein S19 yields MTRSAKKGPFCDAHLLKKVETAASTRDKKPIKTWSRRSTILPDFIGLTIAVHNGRQHVPVYVTENMVGHKLGEFALTRTFKGHAADKKAKK; encoded by the coding sequence ATGACACGTTCTGCTAAAAAAGGTCCGTTCTGCGACGCTCATTTGCTGAAGAAAGTTGAGACGGCTGCGTCCACGCGTGACAAGAAGCCGATCAAGACCTGGTCGCGTCGTTCGACGATTCTGCCGGACTTCATCGGTCTGACGATCGCCGTCCATAACGGCCGTCAGCACGTTCCGGTGTACGTCACGGAAAACATGGTCGGCCACAAGCTTGGCGAGTTCGCACTGACCCGCACGTTCAAGGGTCACGCGGCCGACAAGAAGGCCAAGAAATAA
- the rplD gene encoding 50S ribosomal protein L4, translating to MELKLLNANGQEGAGVTASDVVFGRDYNEALIHQVVVAYQANARSGNRAQKDREQVKHTTKKPWRQKGTGRARAGMSSSPLWRGGGRIFPNSPEENFSHKVNKKMHRAGLRSIFSQLAREGRISVVEELTLEAPKTKLLAEKFKAMGLDSVLVITDTVDENLYLASRNLANVAVVEPRYADPLSLIYFKKILITKAAVAQIEELLS from the coding sequence ATGGAACTCAAGCTCCTGAATGCTAATGGTCAGGAAGGTGCTGGCGTAACCGCATCGGACGTCGTGTTCGGTCGCGATTACAACGAAGCCCTGATTCACCAGGTCGTCGTCGCTTATCAAGCGAACGCACGTAGCGGCAATCGCGCGCAGAAGGACCGCGAGCAGGTCAAGCACACTACCAAGAAGCCGTGGCGTCAGAAGGGTACGGGCCGCGCTCGTGCCGGTATGTCGTCGAGCCCGTTGTGGCGTGGCGGTGGTCGCATTTTCCCGAACTCGCCGGAAGAAAACTTTTCGCACAAGGTCAACAAGAAGATGCATCGCGCGGGTCTCCGCTCGATCTTCTCGCAGTTGGCTCGCGAAGGCCGTATCTCGGTGGTGGAAGAGCTGACGCTCGAAGCGCCGAAGACCAAGCTGTTGGCCGAAAAATTCAAGGCGATGGGTCTCGATTCCGTGTTGGTGATCACCGATACGGTCGACGAGAACCTGTACCTCGCGTCGCGCAATCTGGCCAATGTGGCCGTTGTCGAGCCGCGTTACGCCGACCCGCTCTCGCTGATCTACTTCAAGAAGATCCTGATCACGAAGGCTGCGGTCGCTCAGATCGAGGAGTTGCTGTCATGA